The following coding sequences lie in one Pseudomonas sp. SL4(2022) genomic window:
- a CDS encoding methyl-accepting chemotaxis protein, translating into MLAQFTVRARLLMLAVVPLLVLIVVIGMALSNASKLNDSFDELFVDRMRPISQLKVVSDAYAVAMVDALHKYRSGVFDQSALRKAFSEARSRGDQAWAQYIATRLTADESRRVERTKPLLLQVQQLADQYLAQVDSGQLRAAEAEVFNRTLYDTFDPLGGELEGLISLQLSEGERLNTLTTEQYHSMRDVFLLIGAVALILVLVAALLISLSIIRPLSGLRGVISEVQQSSNLTLRADTHGRDEVSDTARAFNKLLEHQQALIRHLTDTAIQLAAASEEMSAISAQVSHAATAQGDQTNMVATAVHQMSVAVQEVARNAQSTATNAADANKEARQGSELVQSNLTSIQGLSTSVEKAGEVIDTLHSQSDEISKVLGVIQSIAEQTNLLALNAAIEAARAGEAGRGFAVVADEVRSLASNTQKATESIRSMIDALQGGARSAVSAMQLSREQAQNSVSHAREAGEVLNHIAHAIEGIADGNVQISAATEEQTAVANEISQNISSLNDSIGEVVNGAEQSSIASRDLAQLATGLQQQIQRFRA; encoded by the coding sequence ATGCTGGCTCAATTTACGGTTCGGGCGCGTTTGTTGATGCTGGCAGTGGTACCACTGCTGGTGCTGATTGTGGTCATCGGCATGGCGTTGTCCAACGCCAGCAAGCTCAATGACAGCTTTGATGAGCTGTTTGTTGATCGCATGCGGCCGATCAGTCAGCTCAAGGTGGTGTCCGATGCCTACGCCGTGGCGATGGTGGATGCGTTGCATAAGTACCGCTCAGGTGTGTTTGACCAATCGGCGTTGCGTAAGGCCTTCAGTGAGGCGCGCAGCCGTGGTGACCAGGCCTGGGCGCAATACATAGCGACTCGATTGACAGCCGATGAGAGTCGCCGGGTCGAGCGGACCAAGCCGCTGTTGCTGCAGGTTCAGCAACTGGCCGATCAGTATCTGGCCCAGGTCGATTCGGGTCAGTTGCGGGCTGCCGAGGCCGAGGTCTTCAATCGGACCTTGTACGACACCTTTGACCCTTTGGGTGGAGAGCTGGAGGGGCTGATCAGCCTGCAGCTGAGCGAGGGCGAGAGGCTCAATACACTGACCACTGAGCAGTACCACTCCATGCGCGATGTCTTTCTGCTGATTGGTGCGGTGGCATTGATTCTGGTGCTGGTGGCCGCCTTGCTGATCAGTCTGTCGATCATTCGCCCGCTGTCCGGTTTGCGTGGTGTGATCAGCGAAGTGCAACAGTCATCCAACCTGACCTTGCGGGCAGACACGCACGGGCGTGATGAGGTCTCCGATACCGCGCGGGCGTTCAATAAGCTGCTGGAGCATCAGCAGGCTCTGATCAGGCATTTGACCGATACAGCCATTCAGCTGGCCGCCGCTTCCGAGGAAATGAGTGCGATCAGTGCCCAGGTCAGCCATGCCGCCACGGCGCAGGGTGACCAGACCAATATGGTCGCCACCGCCGTGCATCAGATGAGCGTAGCGGTGCAGGAGGTGGCACGCAATGCGCAGTCCACCGCCACGAATGCGGCGGACGCAAACAAGGAAGCGCGCCAGGGCAGCGAGTTGGTGCAGTCCAACCTCACATCGATTCAGGGGCTGTCGACCTCGGTGGAAAAAGCCGGTGAGGTGATCGACACCCTGCACAGCCAGAGCGATGAAATCAGCAAGGTGCTTGGGGTGATCCAGAGTATTGCCGAGCAGACTAACCTGCTGGCGCTCAATGCGGCGATCGAGGCCGCACGCGCCGGTGAGGCGGGGCGTGGCTTTGCCGTGGTGGCCGATGAGGTGCGCAGCCTGGCCAGCAATACGCAGAAAGCCACCGAGTCGATCCGCAGCATGATCGATGCCCTGCAAGGCGGCGCGCGCAGTGCGGTGAGTGCCATGCAGCTCTCGCGCGAGCAGGCGCAGAACAGCGTCAGTCATGCCCGTGAAGCGGGTGAAGTGCTCAATCATATTGCCCATGCCATCGAAGGTATCGCCGACGGCAACGTGCAGATTTCCGCCGCTACCGAAGAGCAGACGGCGGTGGCCAATGAGATCAGCCAGAACATCAGCAGTCTTAACGACAGCATCGGCGAGGTGGTCAACGGCGCTGAGCAGAGCTCGATTGCCAGTCGCGATCTGGCGCAGCTAGCCACCGGGTTACAGCAGCAGATTCAGCGCTTCAGGGCTTAA